A single genomic interval of Prionailurus viverrinus isolate Anna chromosome A2, UM_Priviv_1.0, whole genome shotgun sequence harbors:
- the NDUFA4 gene encoding cytochrome c oxidase subunit NDUFA4, with amino-acid sequence MLRQIFGQAKKHPSLIPLFIFIGAGGTGAALYVLRLALFNPDVSWDRKNNPEPWNKLGPNDQYKFYSVNVDYSKLKKEGPDF; translated from the exons ATGTTACGCCAGATCTTCGGTCAGGCCAAGAAGCATCCGAGC TTGATCCCCCTCTTCATATTTATTGGAGCGGGAGGTACTGGAGCAGCACTATATGTCTTGCGCCTGGCATTGTTCAATCCAGATGTCAG TTGGGATAGGAAGAATAACCCAGAACCTTGGAACAAATTGGGTCCCAATGATCAATACAAG ttctACTCAGTGAATGTAGATTACAGCAAACTGAAGAAAGAAGGTCCAGACTTCTAA